One part of the Hydra vulgaris chromosome 01, alternate assembly HydraT2T_AEP genome encodes these proteins:
- the LOC136075074 gene encoding uncharacterized protein LOC136075074 → MAEAKLNEFSLPDALDMLCLPTSVITSRKCLLSGGFVLEAGMNLTVLQRQCVKLLFGKDWHGNIFRLNTQVIADLYVDIVDEIYPTDLKEVQEHLPNISYILSKVSQDVEFFKLDSGELFKDLNRIKIITSEGQNLYLSLESLLSKDLFVFVHCKKTISLEELLSTDITPGTIIRFINNMGFQVPPGNVVVDGVHVYESILTVSKLVGNQSKLLYQIFQLDSGIKVFISNEPMSTYVLELGKFSSDEYQNRIKAIMFSIYYDIYSPLFYGQLLINTSFENQKVILQNKENDFIESLKGLTSKPVEKIEHKVKEVAARPTSLFLPVWNRMSLNKKNRKKKVTSLHSSPTIEEFSPVNCVFQMSDDFDDFSKSQSELIERAVQRKIRNINKPIQKLNFKSEDKSDALNIHTVTEKSAENIYYDW, encoded by the coding sequence ATGGCAGAAGCAAAACTAAATGAGTTCTCTCTTCCAGATGCTTTGGATATGCTTTGTTTACCAACCTCAGTAATAACAAGCAGAAAATGTCTTTTGAGCGGAGGTTTTGTACTTGAAGCTGGAATGAACCTTACAGTCTTGCAACGACAATGCGTTAAGCTTTTGTTCGGAAAAGATTGGCATGGAAATATATTTCGATTAAATACGCAAGTAATAGCTGATCTTTACGTTGATATCGTGGATGAAATTTATCCTACAGATTTAAAAGAAGTTCAAGAACATCTTCCTAATATAAGTTACATTTTATCCAAAGTTTCTCAAGATGTAGAATTTTTTAAGTTGGATAGTGGGGAATTGTTTAAAGATCTCAAccgtattaaaataataacgtCTGAAGGTCAAAATTTATATCTTTCTTTAGAGTCATTGTTAAGCAAAGACCTTTTTGTATTTGTGCAttgcaaaaaaactatttccCTTGAAGAGCTCTTATCAACTGATATAACTCCAGGCACGATAATaaggtttattaataatatgggTTTTCAGGTTCCTCCTGGAAACGTTGTTGTAGATGGTGTTCATGTGTACGAATCTATTTTAACTGTAAGCAAGCTTGTAGGGAATCAAAGTAAActtctttatcaaatatttcaacTTGATTCTggtatcaaagtttttatttcaaatgaacCCATGTCTACATACGTATTAGAGTTAGGAAAATTTTCCTCAGATGAATACCAAAATAGAATAAAGGCaataatgttttcaatttattaCGACATATATTCTCCTTTATTTTACGGACAACTTCTAATAAACACTTCTTTTGAAAATCAGaaagtaattttacaaaataaagaaaatgattttatagAGTCACTTAAAGGTTTAACCAGTAAACCTGTAGAGAAAATTGAACATAAAGTAAAGGAAGTGGCTGCTCGACCAACGTCATTATTTTTACCTGTTTGGAACAGAATGtcattgaacaaaaaaaatagaaaaaaaaaagttacaagtttGCATTCTTCTCCGACAATTGAAGAATTCTCTCCAGTAAACTGTGTTTTTCAAATGTCAGATGACTTTGATGACTTTTCAAAAAGTCAAAGTGAGTTGATTGAGCGGGCCGTACAAAGAAAAATACGTAACATTAACAAGCCAATACaaaagttgaattttaaaagtgaaGACAAATCAGATGCTTTGAACATACACACCGTAACAGAAAAAAGCGcagaaaacatttattatgaCTGGTAA